A genomic window from Dechloromonas sp. A34 includes:
- a CDS encoding ribonuclease catalytic domain-containing protein: MNVLFEEDGGFKAGSIMADNDSSLQVEMPTGKRSKIKAATVLLRFEKPSAAALLEQSAPLAEEIEPDFLWECVNDGEFSFLDFARDYYGHEPAPGEATAVLLALHAAPVYFHRKGKGRFRKAPPDILAAALASLEKKRQQALAMEGWIGELKEFRLPPEIGALTDALLYAPDRNKSETKAFETACAATGLSAAQLLFKCGAIKSAYFLHYRRFLHEQFPKGTAFPALDAPKLPRDLPRADVRAFSIDDAHTTEIDDALSVVKLPGIGSRIGIHIAAPGLAIEHSSPLDGVARARLSTVYMPGNKITMLPDAVVQNYTLAGGVDCPAVSLYLTVNDALEILSHESRLEMVHIAANLRHHEIEPWFNAETIGGPLPDQPFKDELLHLWHFANACEGRRGKPSAMQGINDYNFAIDGDLADPDACTVEISERKRGSPLDKLVAELMIVANSTWGGLLAEKNVACLYRAQTQGKVRMTTSPLPHEGLGVPQYAWMTSPLRRYCDLVNQWQLIACLKGETPAFAQKSAELFGAMRDFETTYAAYADFQRLMERYWCLRWLQQHGITEIDATVRREQLVKLDHLPVLLRVPSLPGDLPPAQRVHLAVETLDLLSPEISCRFLSLLGESNPAEVIEEEEQ, translated from the coding sequence ATGAATGTATTGTTTGAAGAAGATGGCGGCTTCAAGGCCGGCAGCATCATGGCCGACAACGACAGCTCGTTGCAGGTCGAAATGCCCACCGGCAAGCGGAGCAAGATCAAGGCCGCTACGGTGTTGTTGCGTTTCGAGAAGCCCTCGGCGGCGGCCTTGCTGGAACAGTCGGCGCCGCTGGCCGAAGAGATCGAACCGGATTTCCTGTGGGAGTGCGTAAACGATGGCGAATTTTCGTTTCTTGATTTTGCCCGTGATTACTACGGACACGAACCCGCCCCGGGCGAAGCGACGGCGGTGCTGCTTGCCCTGCACGCCGCGCCCGTCTACTTCCACCGCAAAGGCAAGGGCCGCTTCCGCAAGGCACCTCCCGACATTCTCGCAGCTGCTCTGGCCAGCCTTGAAAAGAAGCGTCAGCAAGCGCTCGCGATGGAAGGCTGGATTGGCGAACTGAAGGAATTCCGCCTGCCGCCGGAAATCGGCGCCCTGACCGACGCCCTACTCTACGCGCCGGACCGCAACAAGTCCGAAACCAAGGCTTTCGAGACGGCCTGTGCCGCCACCGGACTCAGCGCCGCCCAGCTGCTCTTCAAGTGCGGCGCCATCAAGTCGGCCTACTTCCTGCATTACCGCCGCTTCCTGCACGAGCAGTTCCCGAAAGGCACCGCCTTCCCGGCGCTCGACGCGCCGAAGCTGCCGCGCGACCTGCCGCGCGCCGACGTCCGCGCCTTCTCGATCGACGATGCCCACACCACCGAAATCGACGATGCCCTGTCGGTCGTCAAACTGCCCGGCATCGGCTCGCGCATCGGCATCCACATCGCCGCCCCCGGTCTGGCCATCGAACACAGCTCGCCGCTCGACGGCGTCGCCCGCGCCCGGCTGTCCACCGTCTACATGCCGGGCAACAAGATCACCATGCTGCCCGACGCCGTGGTCCAGAACTACACGCTGGCCGGCGGCGTCGATTGCCCGGCCGTCTCACTCTACTTGACGGTCAACGACGCGCTGGAAATCCTCAGCCACGAATCGCGGCTGGAAATGGTGCATATCGCCGCCAACCTGCGCCACCACGAAATCGAGCCCTGGTTCAACGCCGAAACCATCGGCGGCCCGTTGCCCGACCAGCCGTTCAAGGACGAACTGCTCCACCTCTGGCACTTCGCCAACGCCTGCGAAGGTCGGCGCGGCAAGCCGTCTGCGATGCAGGGCATCAACGACTACAACTTCGCGATCGATGGCGATCTCGCCGACCCCGATGCCTGTACGGTCGAGATCAGCGAACGCAAACGCGGCAGCCCGCTCGACAAGCTGGTCGCCGAGCTGATGATCGTCGCCAACTCGACCTGGGGCGGCCTGCTCGCCGAAAAGAACGTCGCCTGCCTATACCGCGCCCAGACCCAGGGCAAGGTGCGGATGACGACCTCGCCGCTACCGCATGAAGGCCTCGGCGTGCCGCAATACGCCTGGATGACCTCGCCGCTGCGCCGTTATTGCGACCTGGTCAATCAATGGCAACTGATCGCCTGCCTGAAGGGCGAGACACCGGCCTTCGCGCAGAAATCGGCCGAATTGTTCGGTGCGATGCGCGATTTCGAAACGACCTACGCCGCCTACGCCGATTTCCAGCGTCTGATGGAGCGTTACTGGTGCCTGCGCTGGCTGCAGCAGCACGGCATCACCGAGATCGATGCGACCGTGCGCCGCGAACAACTGGTCAAGCTCGACCACCTGCCGGTGCTGCTCCGCGTCCCTTCACTGCCTGGCGATCTACCGCCGGCGCAACGCGTGCACCTGGCCGTTGAAACCCTGGACCTCCTCAGCCCGGAAATCAGCTGCCGCTTCCTGAGCCTGCTCGGCGAAAGCAATCCGGCGGAGGTCATCGAGGAGGAAGAGCAGTGA
- a CDS encoding YqiA/YcfP family alpha/beta fold hydrolase: MDRGLILYLHGFCSSPASWKSRLLAEEMARRGLAGHFTCPQLSPVPDEAVAGASRLIEAAGGRVTLVGSSLGGHYANHLAEKYDLKAVLINPAVVDRLDLADFVGDHANFHSGERFTFSAAHAAQLKAQVARPTPERYWLLLEEGDEVLDFRQARDFYAGCRQTVLAGGDHSFTKFPDFVPQLIEFAGL, encoded by the coding sequence ATGGACCGCGGCCTGATCCTTTACCTGCACGGCTTCTGCTCCTCGCCGGCGTCGTGGAAATCGCGGCTGCTCGCCGAGGAAATGGCGCGGCGCGGACTAGCCGGGCATTTCACCTGCCCACAACTGTCTCCTGTCCCGGATGAAGCGGTCGCCGGCGCCAGCCGCCTGATCGAGGCCGCCGGCGGCCGGGTGACCCTGGTCGGCAGCTCGCTGGGCGGTCATTACGCCAACCATCTGGCGGAGAAGTACGACCTGAAGGCGGTGCTGATCAATCCCGCGGTCGTCGACCGTCTGGATCTGGCCGACTTCGTCGGCGATCACGCCAATTTCCACAGCGGCGAACGCTTCACCTTCAGCGCAGCCCACGCCGCCCAACTCAAGGCCCAGGTCGCCCGACCGACGCCAGAACGTTACTGGCTGCTGCTCGAAGAAGGCGACGAAGTGCTGGATTTCCGCCAGGCCCGGGATTTCTACGCCGGCTGCCGGCAAACCGTGCTGGCGGGCGGCGATCACAGCTTCACGAAGTTTCCCGACTTCGTGCCGCAACTCATTGAATTTGCCGGGTTATAA
- a CDS encoding undecaprenyl-diphosphate phosphatase, with translation MDPILLLKALILGIVEGLTEFLPISSTGHLILAGDLLDFNDDRGKLFEIVIQSGAILAVVWEYRERLLVVARGAFSDKAAQKFILNLFVAFLPLAILGLAFGKAIKANLFNPIAVATTFILGAFVILWAEKREHTIRVQTVEEMTLLDALKMGFAQAVALIPGTSRSGATIIGGLLFGLSRKAATEFSFFLAIPTLGAATVYQLYKERALLNADDLGMWVVGFISAFVSAFLCVRWLLRFISSHDFTPFAWYRIVFGIVVLLTAHFGWVQWTAA, from the coding sequence ATGGATCCGATCCTGCTCCTCAAGGCCCTCATTCTCGGCATCGTCGAGGGTCTGACCGAATTCCTGCCGATTTCGTCGACCGGCCACCTGATCCTGGCCGGCGACCTGCTCGATTTCAACGACGATCGCGGCAAGCTGTTCGAAATTGTCATCCAGTCCGGCGCCATCCTGGCCGTGGTCTGGGAATACCGCGAGCGACTGCTGGTCGTGGCGCGTGGCGCCTTCAGCGACAAGGCGGCGCAGAAATTCATCCTTAACCTGTTCGTCGCCTTCCTGCCGCTGGCCATCCTCGGCCTGGCCTTCGGCAAGGCGATCAAGGCCAACCTGTTCAACCCGATTGCCGTGGCCACCACCTTCATTCTCGGCGCCTTCGTCATCCTCTGGGCCGAGAAGCGCGAGCACACCATCCGCGTCCAGACAGTCGAGGAAATGACCCTGCTCGATGCCCTGAAAATGGGTTTCGCCCAGGCGGTGGCGCTGATTCCCGGCACCTCGCGTTCCGGTGCGACGATCATCGGCGGCCTGCTCTTCGGCCTGTCGCGCAAGGCGGCGACCGAGTTTTCCTTCTTCCTGGCCATCCCGACCCTGGGTGCGGCCACCGTCTATCAGCTCTACAAGGAGCGCGCCCTGCTCAATGCCGACGATCTCGGCATGTGGGTGGTCGGTTTCATTTCCGCCTTCGTCTCGGCCTTCCTCTGCGTGCGCTGGCTGCTGCGCTTCATTTCCAGCCATGACTTCACGCCCTTCGCCTGGTATCGCATCGTCTTCGGCATCGTCGTGTTATTGACCGCCCACTTCGGCTGGGTGCAATGGACCGCGGCCTGA
- a CDS encoding YkgJ family cysteine cluster protein, whose amino-acid sequence MECRANCGACCIAPSISSLNKPAGVPCRHLDSTLRCTIFGQPERPACCAGLQPSAEMCGDSREQALRWLTDLEALTRPG is encoded by the coding sequence CTGGAATGTCGAGCCAACTGCGGCGCCTGCTGCATCGCGCCGTCGATTTCATCGCTCAACAAGCCGGCCGGCGTGCCTTGCCGTCACCTCGATAGCACCCTGCGCTGCACGATCTTCGGCCAGCCGGAACGCCCCGCTTGCTGCGCCGGCCTGCAGCCGTCCGCCGAAATGTGCGGCGATTCGCGCGAGCAGGCTTTGCGCTGGCTGACCGATCTCGAAGCGCTGACCCGACCGGGATAG